CGGGAAGCTCGATACGCCGCTCGTCCGCGAATGGCGGTCGACGCTGCTTCACAAGGGCGTCTCTCCAAGCATGGCGGCGAAGTCGTATCGCCTGCTGCGTGCTGTGCTGATGACGGCGGTCAAGGAAGACGGCATCCTCCGCGTCAATCCGTGCCGCATCCCGGGTGCCGACCAGGAGTCACCGGAGGAACGGCCGGTTCTCACACTCGCGCAGGTGTTCCAGCTCGCCGACGCGGTGCCGGGCCGCTACCGGGCCTTCATCCTCGTCAGCACATTCGGGTGTCTCCGCTGGGGTGAAGCGATCGCGCTCCAGCGGCAGGACATCGACCCTGTGCGCGGCACGGTTCGGGTGCGGCAAGCCTTCACCGAGCAGCGTGGAAAGGGCCTGGTGCTCGGTCCTCCGAAGTCGAGGGCCGGCCTTCGTACGGTCACGGTCCCGGCGTCGATTCTTCCGGCAGTGCGAGACCACCTGGTCGGCTCGGTCCCGGACGACCCGGATGCACTCGTCTTCACCGTGCCGAGTGGCCGGCCGATCTGGCGGGGCAATTTCAACAAGCTCGTCGGTTGGAAGGCGACGGTGACTGCGCTCGGCGTGCCGGGTCTGCACTTCCACGATCTGCGGCACACCGGCAACACGCTCGCCGCTCGGACCGGTGCGAGCCTCGCTGACCTCATGGCTCGGATGGGGCACGACAGCTCCGACGCCGCGATCGTCTACCAGCACGCGTCGGCCGAAGCGGACCGCAAGATCGCCGACGCGATCAACGCCGAGCTGAAGGCGGCGGCGAAAAAGGAGCGGAAGGCCCGGAAGAAGAAGCGGCCCGACGCCCCGGATGACGGTGCGGCCGGCGCATTGGTCCCGGCGAGCTAGTGGCCCGTGGATGGCCCGTGGCCCAACCGATGGCCCGCACGACAACGGCCCAGGTTCGGAGGAAACGTCCTCTGACCTGGGCCGCGTGCTGTTGAGCGGGTGACGGGAATCGAACCCGCACTGTCAGCTTGGGAAGCTGATGTTCTGCCATTGAACTACACCCGCAGCGCTGGCTACTTTAGCGCCTTCGCGCCGCCGCCGACGCGGCACCCCGAAGGATTCGGTTGCTCGAACGGACAATCTCGACTATCTCTTACGGTTGCAACGATGTAATCACTCGCGGCCGTCAACGGGGAGACGAGATGACCGTGTCAGCCCAGCGCTACTGGAGACGAGCCGAACTCCGGCGCGACGAGGAGGACGGCCAGCATCGCCCGGTCGGCTGGCTCGAGCTCTTCTTCGACCTGGTCTTCGTCGTCATCATCGGCGTGCTCGCCGAGGACCTGGCCCACGACCCGCACCACTTACCCGGCTTCATCCTCCAGTTCATGGCCCTGTTCTGGGTCTGGAACGCGTTCACCTACTACACCGAGCGCTTCGAGACCGACGGCCTGGAGAACCGCCTCTTCACGTTCCTGGCCATGGTCACGGTCGCCGGCCTCGCAGTGTGGGCACCGCACGGCCTCGACGACAACTATGTCGGGTTCGCCGGCTCGTACTTGGCCGCCCGTGGCCTGAACATCGCACTCTGGCTCCGCGCCGGTGTGCACGAGCGTGCGTTCCTGCCGATCGCGGTGCGGTTCGCTACGGGCTACGCGATCGCCGTCGTGTTGATCGTGGCGGGCGCGGTGACGGAGAACGTCGTGTTTTTCGGCGTCGCAGTCGTGGTCGAGATCATCACGCCGTCGTTCACCGCGAAACAGCAGGGTGCGCTGCCACCGCTGAGCCGCTCGAAGTGGCCGGAGCGCTTCGGATTGTTCACGATGATCGTGCTCGGCGAGATGATCATCGGGGTGATCCACGCGCTGTCCGACGCGGAGGAGAAGCACCTGGCGAGCGGCGTCCTCGGGCTCGCGATCGGCTTCGCGTTCTGGTGGCTGTACTACGACTTCATCGCCCGACGTCCGTCCCGGCAGCAGATCGTGGTCGCCCTGGGGTGGGTCTACTTGCACCTGCTCACGCTGCTCGCGATCACGGTCGCCGGTGCCATGGTGAGCTACGCGCTGGCCGGCCACGACGTTCCCGACCTGCTGTTCGGAAGCGTCGGAGCGGCGCTGGCGGCGCTCGGCGTCCTGGAGACGACGCTGGAGCGCGACGAGTCGGAGCCGACCCACCCGACGTTCAGCCCGGCACTGAAGATCGGCTTGGGTGGAGCACTCGCTGCGGTGGCGCTGCTGCCGGTGCACTGGTCACCGGCGGTGGCGCTGCTGGTCTGTCTGCTCGTGCTCGCGGTGCCGGCAGCGTACGGTGCCCGGGTGTGGTACCGGGCGTAGACGACCCCGCCGGTAGGGTGCGGACATGCTGCTCTCCGACCGGGATCTTCGCGCCGAGATCGACGCTGGCCGGCTGGGCCTCGACCCGTACGAGCCGGAACTCGTGCAGCCGTCCAGCATCGACGTGCGGCTCGACCGGTGGTTCCGGGTCTTCCGGAACATGCAGTACACGCACATCGACCCGGCCGAGCAGCAGGACGACCTGACCGAGCTGGTCGAGACGCCCGACAAGAGCCCGTTCGTGCTGCACCCGGGTGAGTTCGTGCTCGGCTCGACGCTGGAGCAGGTCACGCTGCCCGACGATCTGGCGGGGCGGCTGGAGGGCAAGTCGAGCCTGGGTCGCCTGGGGCTGTTGACGCACTCCACGGCCGGCTTCATCGACCCGGGCTTCTCCGGTCACGTGACGCTGGAGCTGTCCAACGTCGCGAACCTGCCGATCACGCTGTGGCCGGGCATGAAGATCGGGCAGCTGTGCCTGTTCCGCCTGTCGAGCCCGGCCACCGAGCCGTACGGCTCAACCGTGTTCGGCTCGCGGTACCAGGGCCAGCGCGGCCCCACACCGTCGCGTTCGTGGAAGAACTTCCGCACCTGGTCGACGGAGCGCTGAACACTTTGTGCCCCTAGAGGGTCACAAAGTGTTCAGCGCCTCAGACGGCGGTAGCTTCCTCACCGAAGACGGCGTGGAGGACGTCGTCCAGGGTGACTACGCCTACCGGGGTCACGCCGTCGGTGACCAGGACGAAGTGCACTCGTTCCCGACGCATCAGCACCAGCAGATCCGCCAGCGTCGTCGACGGTGGCACGGCCTTGAGCGTCCGGATCTTCGCCGGCGGCAGCGGGGCTCGTCGCTCCGCGCCACTCATCCCCAGCACGTCCTTGACGTGCACGAACCCGAGGATCTCCCGGCTCACCCGGTCGACCACCGGGAACCGCGACCGGCGGACCCGGGTGGCCAGTACCTCCAGCGCCGCCGGGCTGATCTCCTGGTTGACGGTGTCGACCTGGGGCCAGGGCACGGCGACGATGCCCGCGGTCTTCTCCGTGAGCGAGAGCGCACCGGTGATCCGCTTGTGGTCCTCGGCGTCGAGCAGCCCCTCGGTGCGTGACTCGGCGACCAGGCTGGCCAGCTCGTCGGCGGTGTAGACGGTCTTCACCGCGTCGTGCGACTCGATGCCGATCGCACCGAGCAGCGTCCGCGAGATCCACTTCAGCGCCACCAGGATCGGCTTGGTGGCCTGTGCGAACCAGAGCATCGGAGCCCCGAGCCACAGCACGGCCTTCTCCGGGCCGGCCAGCGCGATGTTCTTCGGCACCATCTCGCCGAGGACGGTGTGCAGGAACACCACGATTGCCAGCGCCAGCACGAACGCGATCGGGTGCAGCAGGTCGTCCGGAACGCCGAGCGAGTGGAACGGCGATTCGAGCAGGTGGGCGAGGGTCGGCTCGGCGATCGCACCGAGCCCGAGCGAACAGATCGTGATGCCCAGCTGGGCGCCGGCGATCATCAGCGGGATCTGGTTCATCGCCCGCAGCGCCGCCGCGGCCCGGCGTGAGCCCAGGGCGGCCATCGGCTCGAGCTGTGTGCGCCGGGACGCGATCAGCGCGAACTCGCCACCCACGAAGAACGCGTTCCCGAGCAGAAGCA
The sequence above is a segment of the Cryptosporangium aurantiacum genome. Coding sequences within it:
- a CDS encoding tyrosine-type recombinase/integrase, with the protein product MTGRRRFGSIRKRDSGRYQVRYPGPDGQTRTAPETFARKSDAERYLSLIEVQMMRGEWVDPARAEVRLGEYAERWIEERPGLRPRTRELYSWLLGKHVAPYLGGVPLGKLDTPLVREWRSTLLHKGVSPSMAAKSYRLLRAVLMTAVKEDGILRVNPCRIPGADQESPEERPVLTLAQVFQLADAVPGRYRAFILVSTFGCLRWGEAIALQRQDIDPVRGTVRVRQAFTEQRGKGLVLGPPKSRAGLRTVTVPASILPAVRDHLVGSVPDDPDALVFTVPSGRPIWRGNFNKLVGWKATVTALGVPGLHFHDLRHTGNTLAARTGASLADLMARMGHDSSDAAIVYQHASAEADRKIADAINAELKAAAKKERKARKKKRPDAPDDGAAGALVPAS
- a CDS encoding low temperature requirement protein A, giving the protein MTVSAQRYWRRAELRRDEEDGQHRPVGWLELFFDLVFVVIIGVLAEDLAHDPHHLPGFILQFMALFWVWNAFTYYTERFETDGLENRLFTFLAMVTVAGLAVWAPHGLDDNYVGFAGSYLAARGLNIALWLRAGVHERAFLPIAVRFATGYAIAVVLIVAGAVTENVVFFGVAVVVEIITPSFTAKQQGALPPLSRSKWPERFGLFTMIVLGEMIIGVIHALSDAEEKHLASGVLGLAIGFAFWWLYYDFIARRPSRQQIVVALGWVYLHLLTLLAITVAGAMVSYALAGHDVPDLLFGSVGAALAALGVLETTLERDESEPTHPTFSPALKIGLGGALAAVALLPVHWSPAVALLVCLLVLAVPAAYGARVWYRA
- the dcd gene encoding dCTP deaminase; the encoded protein is MLLSDRDLRAEIDAGRLGLDPYEPELVQPSSIDVRLDRWFRVFRNMQYTHIDPAEQQDDLTELVETPDKSPFVLHPGEFVLGSTLEQVTLPDDLAGRLEGKSSLGRLGLLTHSTAGFIDPGFSGHVTLELSNVANLPITLWPGMKIGQLCLFRLSSPATEPYGSTVFGSRYQGQRGPTPSRSWKNFRTWSTER
- a CDS encoding hemolysin family protein, which produces MNTLALAVTFLLLLGNAFFVGGEFALIASRRTQLEPMAALGSRRAAAALRAMNQIPLMIAGAQLGITICSLGLGAIAEPTLAHLLESPFHSLGVPDDLLHPIAFVLALAIVVFLHTVLGEMVPKNIALAGPEKAVLWLGAPMLWFAQATKPILVALKWISRTLLGAIGIESHDAVKTVYTADELASLVAESRTEGLLDAEDHKRITGALSLTEKTAGIVAVPWPQVDTVNQEISPAALEVLATRVRRSRFPVVDRVSREILGFVHVKDVLGMSGAERRAPLPPAKIRTLKAVPPSTTLADLLVLMRRERVHFVLVTDGVTPVGVVTLDDVLHAVFGEEATAV